In Cystobacter fuscus DSM 2262, the DNA window CGCGGGCAAGAGCCGGGCGCCCGGGTCCAGCTCGAGTCCGAGCAGTTGCGTCTCCCCGACGGCGGGCTCGGTCTCCTTCTCCAGCCGCAGCACGTGCTCGCCCCGGGGAAGTCCCTCGGCGATCCGGTAGAGGATGGGGCCCTCGCCGACATAGAGGTCGCGGAAGGGGGCGCCGTCCACGCTGAAGCGGAAGCGGTTGGGGGCGGCCTCCTCGTACTTGGGCAGATCCAACAGGCGGATGCCGAGCGAGGTGCCGGTGAAGCGCACGGTCAGGGACGAGCCTCCCCAGCCGATGCGGGGGCCGGAGTTGTCCCTCCAGTCCACGCGGCCACTGAAGCGCAGCGCGGGGGATTGGGGAGACACCTGGACGGGGACACCGCGGCAGCCGGCGAGCAGGGCGAGGGCGATCCACGCGCGGGAGCGGACCCAGGCCAGGGTCTTCTTCCAAGCGCCGATGACGGAATTCATGCCCCCATCCTAGACGCCCCCACCGCCCCCGAGCGCGTCAACTCGTGGGGGTGGAGCCGCCGAGGGGTGGACGGGAAATCCACGCGGCGATGAAGAGATCCAGCTCGCCGCGCAGCACGTCCTTCACCCGGGGCGTGCCAGCGCCCGTGCGGGGATCCTCGACGCGGGCGCTGCGGCCCAGGTGGTAGCGCCGGGCCTCGTCCGCGGTGCCGCTGCCTCCCTGGCCTCGCACCACTCGCGAGGCGATGTCCTTCATCTCCTCCAACTCGCCCGCGCCCGCGAGCGTCATCACCCGGCCGCTCGTCTCGTCGCGCACCGTCACCTCCGTCTTCACCCGGTTGACGAAGGTGCCCTCGTACCGCCGCACCTCGCGGCCGTCCACGTCGAGCTGCTCGAGCTCCTCCACGGGTCCACCCCGGTGCACCCGCACGTAGGCGCGCTGCCGCTTCTCGTCCTCGATGCGCCGGTGCAGGCCCGCCTCGCCCGACAGGTAGCCGTAGGCCCCGGGGCCCGTGACGCGCACCACCACTCGGGAGGGCTCCTCCGCCTCCGCCACCGCGAGCGCCTCGTAGCCGCGCCGCTCCGCCCAGCCCAGGTACATGGACGCCAGCTCCTGCACCCACGCTGCCTGCCCCTCGCTCGTCTCGCTCGCGCAGATGTCCACCAGGGCCTCGTCTCCCTGGTCCATCTCCCCGGAGGTGCCCAGCACCTCGGCCATCTGCACCTCGCGCGCGACCTCCTCCACCTGCTTGGCCGCCGAGGAGAGCTGGGCCTCGCCCTTGGCCTCGCGCACGAGCCGCCGCGCGAACGTGGAGCGCTCCTCCAAGCGGTCCAACTCGTTGAGCTGCGCCTCCACCGAGCGGAAGGCCCGCAGCGTCGACGCCGCGCGCTGCGGGTCATCCCAGAGGTTGGGCGCCTGGGTGGCCGCGAGCAGCTCCGCGCGCCGCTCCTCCAGCCGGGGCCGGTTGGCCGAGACGGCGAGCGCGCGCGCCCGTCCCACCAGCCGATCCATCTCGGCGAGCAGGGACTTCTTGTCCAGGCGCCGCTTCACCGCGGACACGGACTTCTCCGTGGGCAGCGCGAGCTGGGCCGTCTCCTCGCGGGGGCGCGGGGCCACCTCGGCCACCGCCACCACCTTGTTGCCCGGCCGCGTCTCCACCCGCACGGGCGTGCCCGGCCGCAGCGGCTTGCGGGCGATCTCCACCGCGAGCGCCGCGGTGAGCGTCTTCTCGATTTCCCGCTGCAGGTAGCGCGCGCCGAACTGCGGCGAGTAGCCCCGCTCCACGAGCAGGTCCACCACCCCGGGCATCACCTCCACGTCCAGGCCTCGCGCCCGGATGCCCTCGCGCTCGAGCACCCGGCCCACCTCGCGCTGGGCGATCTTCCGGATCTCCACCTTGCTGAGCGGCTGGAAGTGGCAGATGGCGTCGAAGCGGTTGAGGAACTCGGGACGGAAGGCGTCGGCGATCCTCCGGTCCACCTCGACGATGAGCTCCTCGGCGCGGCGCGAGCCCACGAAGCCGATGGACGGCTCGCGGTACACCTCGGAGCCCACGTTGGACGTGGCCACGATGACGGTGTTGTTGCAGGAGATGGTCTCTCCCGCGCCGTTGACGAAGGTGCCCTCGTCGAAGAGCTGGAGGAAGCGGTCGTGCACGCTGCGCGCGGCCTTCTCGAACTCGTCGAGCAGCAGCACGGTGAACACCTTGCCCTCGAGCAGGGCCGTCAGCTCGCCGCGCTTGGTCTCGATGGCGGGGGCCCAGGCGGCGCCGAAGGGGACGCTCTCGTCGCCGTCGTTGGGGAAGTCCGCCATGTTCAGCCGCACGAGCCGGTCCGGCGAGCCGAAGAGGTACTCGGCGAGCAGCTTGGCCAGCTGCGTCTTGCCCACGCCCGTGGGGCCGGCGAAGAGGAACACGCCCAGGGGCCGGCGCGGATCGTTCAGGCCCGCCTTGAGCAGGGCCACCGAGCGCAGCACGGCCTGCACCGCGTCGGTCTGCCCGAGCAGCCGCTCGCCGAAGAAGCGCTCCGTCTCGTCGAGATCCAACGCCATCGCGTCGTCCACGACGAAGCGGGGCAGCCGCGTGGTGGCGCAGAAGCGGGTGAGGATGTCCTCGGGGCCCACGCGATCCTTGGCGCTGCCCGCGGCCTCGGCGGCCGTCTCCTTGAGCAGCTCGATGGCCTTGCGCGGCAGTCGCTGGGCGAGGAGGAACTTGGAGGCCAGCCGCAGCGCCAGGTCGCACGCCGCCGGATCGATGGGCAGGCGCAGCTCGCGCTCCTGCTCCTCGGCGACGCGGTGGAGGATCCACCGGGCGCGCTCGGTGGGCGGCTCCTGGAGGGGCACCAGGTGCAGCCGCTCGGCGAA includes these proteins:
- a CDS encoding AAA family ATPase; this translates as MVTRKSEDNERLIDRDLTALAREGRLTAAHGLDGAVTEVLGLLARGGKHPLLSGETGVGKSALVQEVARRIIEGRVDAELASARMVEVSVANILARSTQRQAAETFEELLEWLQRHPCPIVYIRDLPAVIGGPLAPVAFRALRTGTPRFIFETEPKRVQELLRADESFAERLHLVPLQEPPTERARWILHRVAEEQERELRLPIDPAACDLALRLASKFLLAQRLPRKAIELLKETAAEAAGSAKDRVGPEDILTRFCATTRLPRFVVDDAMALDLDETERFFGERLLGQTDAVQAVLRSVALLKAGLNDPRRPLGVFLFAGPTGVGKTQLAKLLAEYLFGSPDRLVRLNMADFPNDGDESVPFGAAWAPAIETKRGELTALLEGKVFTVLLLDEFEKAARSVHDRFLQLFDEGTFVNGAGETISCNNTVIVATSNVGSEVYREPSIGFVGSRRAEELIVEVDRRIADAFRPEFLNRFDAICHFQPLSKVEIRKIAQREVGRVLEREGIRARGLDVEVMPGVVDLLVERGYSPQFGARYLQREIEKTLTAALAVEIARKPLRPGTPVRVETRPGNKVVAVAEVAPRPREETAQLALPTEKSVSAVKRRLDKKSLLAEMDRLVGRARALAVSANRPRLEERRAELLAATQAPNLWDDPQRAASTLRAFRSVEAQLNELDRLEERSTFARRLVREAKGEAQLSSAAKQVEEVAREVQMAEVLGTSGEMDQGDEALVDICASETSEGQAAWVQELASMYLGWAERRGYEALAVAEAEEPSRVVVRVTGPGAYGYLSGEAGLHRRIEDEKRQRAYVRVHRGGPVEELEQLDVDGREVRRYEGTFVNRVKTEVTVRDETSGRVMTLAGAGELEEMKDIASRVVRGQGGSGTADEARRYHLGRSARVEDPRTGAGTPRVKDVLRGELDLFIAAWISRPPLGGSTPTS